The uncultured Subdoligranulum sp. genomic sequence TCGGATCCAAACAGCAGGAACTGCTCAGCGTCCAGAGCCAGCTCAGCAACCAGCTGACGGAAAACGCGGAACTTTCCAACACACTGGACCAGGGCGATGATGCCATCATCGAGCGGTATGCCCGCGAACAGGGGTATGCCAAACCCAACGAGCGTGTCTTTGTGGATATCAGCGGTAAATAGGTGCGGAACTCAGGATTCAGCGGGGGCGCTTTGCGGCAACCCCTCTGCATAAATCAATCAAAAGAAAAAGGGGTATTTTAGTTTGGCATTACAAGTTGGGGATATCGTCGAGGGCAAGGTAACCGGAATCAAGCCGTTTGGCGCGTTTGTCTCTCTGCCGGAGGGCAAGACCGGTCTTGTCCACATCTCCGAGG encodes the following:
- a CDS encoding septum formation initiator family protein produces the protein MHKRHGLLPRWLLVAAFLALCGYLFVSLIHYQVSIGSKQQELLSVQSQLSNQLTENAELSNTLDQGDDAIIERYAREQGYAKPNERVFVDISGK